Below is a window of Quercus robur chromosome 6, dhQueRobu3.1, whole genome shotgun sequence DNA.
ATCCTACTCTATAGAGGTGTTCTTCATGCTGTAAAGTACCTCTTGGTAGTTGGTACCATGCTTTTCATAAAACTTCAAAAACTCACCATCCTTGAATTCAATGACATTCTTAGATTTAAGGCATGATCTTCCAAACTTGCTTTCCACTTCAGCTTTCTTCATGGTGTAAACTCAAACTTTTTTAGAATTGTTATCAATTGAACTCATAAAATACATAACTTACATCCATTATATTTGTGGGTGAACTTACATCCACAATAAAAATTCTCCTTGGTGAACTAGTATCTCAAACAATTCACTACTCTTATCTTTTGGTAAGTCTAGAATTTATTACTCCAACTTGTTTggactaggtttttttttttttggtgataattTGATAGCTTGGGGTGAGAGAATTTGAACCTTGGATGTCTTTGCTGGAAACACTAGGAGATGTCAACCAATtgaattacaagactcttggcatTGTTTGGACTAGTCTGACTATTGACACATACTTCTATTGATTAGGCCACTTAACTACTAATTTTATTGACTTTAGTCCCAACgaatgagagagagatctaATTATTTCCCATTTAAACTGGTACATTATGATTCTGAGAATTCCTAATGGAAGGATTTAAAGTATTTAATGAAGAAAAGGAATGTGGAAAGAAGAGACAATGGACTATTTACGAGTCTACTCCTTACATGTTTATCACATAATTATGTAGGAGCTCATTACTTATCTCATTATTGAATTCATTTGTAAGTGAACCCAACTAGCCCAAGTATAGCCCAACCGTTtcataacataaaaataaaaaagagttgtTTTCGGCCTAGTGCAATTGAGCGACCCAAATTGCATCAACGCCATAAAAGCAGAACAAAATCAATTTATTATTGGATTGTAGGGGTGTAATCAGTTAGCTTTGGCCAGTTTTCTTAGTGTTTGGCCATCCTAGCCAAAATTTTCGGTTTGTAAATTTCTCCACCGAAACtgattaaaataattgaaaatcaaTCGGTTTCGGTTTATTTTGGTCGGTTTtcgatttttattttgaacaattgaaaaaagaaacaaaaccctaactttACGTTGTTACTACTAGGCTATTAGCTTTAATCTCATAAAAATAGCATTGATtcagtattaaacaaaacccaaaatacaaaaaaagagaggtttatcaagattttcaaaaccctaactttaATCACttaaaacaagagagagagagagagagagagagagagagagagctattgAAGTGTTGAATGAAgcaaatcaagaaagaaaagggaagaaagaaagaagatctTATCGATGATCAAAAGAAGCCTCAAGCCAATGATcaaaagagagtgagagtgaaagAAAAGGGGGAAATTGGCTTGTGGAAGCCAGTGGCAGAGGTAGAATCGGACTATGGAGGGTTGTGGAGTGGAGTGTGGAGGTTGAGGTTGTCtaagagtgagagtgagagtgaaaAGTGTGAGCCGGGGGGTATGTAGGGTAAGGTTTCTagaatttgtcttttgtttttactttttagtttaattagtttaaCTTAATTAGTTTAAGTTTAATTAGATACTTAATTAGTTTAAGTTTAATTAGATActtaattagttagttagttaatCACTTAATCTAATGGGTTAATGGCTTTTAAATAGCAAGAGGCTCAAACGtgtgggttttaaaaaaacaaaaaaggctaGATGTTTACAAGCTGGAGGCCCAATGTTTGCAAGCCCCAAcgtgttttatattatatatataatatataatatattataatataattcgGTTTGGTTTCGGCTAGTTCGGTGCATACAAACTTGCCACCGAAAccgaaatttttggtttttatgaaATGAAAACTGAAATCGAACAGCACCAAAACTGAATCAAAATGTTGGCAACAATTCGGCCAGTTTCGGCTGGTTTTTTcagtttctttgttttgtgcaCACCTCCATTGGATTCCTCTATTAAAATGGTAATATTTTAGTGATTGGTTAGCTAcattaaatacaaaatcaaatcaagaaaagaaaatggcaCAGGAATAGTGTATggaatatatattattttataaatcaaaGGAGGGATCATACATGCGATAATCAAAAGAACATAGGAACATGGTTCAAGAAAAATGTCATTGACAAATAACAATAGCCTCAGGAATAGTACAACAACAGAGAAGGTCCATTTGACTCATTACTTCCATCCAATTCAGTCATTCTACAAAACAGACAattacattaattaattaacgcAACAAGCGTATGACTAACATGAACAAACAACAATTGCAATATatgaatcaaataaaatgacCTAACATACCtggttcatttttcttcttagatTTAAGAAATGTGTCTCTAATTGCATTCATTTCATTGACTACAACATTTGTAGGCATCCGCTCGTCTGGTGATGCTTTAGAACATGACAATCCAATTTGGAATACAGATATCAAGCATTCTTTTATTCTACTACTAACATTGACACGGGGATCTTCTTCAATTATTGTTATTTCTTCTATGTCATCATAGATATCTTCTTCATCCTCCACAAAGAACATTGATGGGTCAACTATATTCATGACATGTTCTGGCAAAGTCATTGTAGTGAACTTGTGAATGCTCAGACCATCTTTGAACATTTCATCAATTGGTCTTTTTCCAATGAACATTTCCAGCAAGAGTATCCCATAGCTATAAATGTCTCCTAATGTTGAAACTTGGCCACCCATCCCGTACTCTAGAATTCATCAATCATATTCAGTAACAAATAGTACTCTTACGAGCTTAAAATTTAACCACTAATGTATTATGCATTCGTAGCACATATAGCCCTTCATACAATTTTGTGAATATGTGGCTTTttaggaaagagaaaaagttttttgctttttttcaaGTGGCCAGTGGTGTCAAGCATTTTTGCCCGCTTAAAAAGTGGTGACAAAAGCATATAGTTACTTTTTGAAAGAATCCCAACTTTAGTTTAATATCAATGCAAATTCTTATACTAGATATGGATTGTATCTAGTCAAAAATTACCTGGAGGAATGTATCCAATGGAACCTTTAAGCCCAACTGACAAGGTTTGAGATTTGGAGGGATTGTTTGATGCTTCAAAGAGGAAATTTGCCAATCCAAAATCACCAACATGGGCTACCATATCTTCATCAAGGAGTATATTGCTTGGCTTTAGATCACAATGAACAATTGGTGTTTCGCAATGGTGATGAAGATATTCTAATGCATAAGCAACATCTACAGCTATGTTTAGTCTCTGAATAAATCTCAATCTCTTGCTCTGATGTTGCACATCATTTTTAGGATGCAACCATTGGTCCAGACTACCATTGCACATGAACTCAAAAATAAGACTTTTAAAGTCATTTCCTTCATGATCAATGCTTGAGCAAGCAGAGATAACCTTGAGGAGATTGCGATGACGTATACTTCTCAAAGCATTGCATTCGTTAATGAAACTCTTAGAAGCTCCTTTCTGTTGAAGGTTTAATACTTTAACTGCAACAATTGCTCCATTTTTGGAAAGAACTCCTTTGTATACTGAGCCAAAGCTACCCGAACCAATCAAATGGTTCTCAGAAAACCCATTTGTTGATTTTAGGAGTTCTGCATAAGAGACAAGTAATTTCCTATCTTCAATGGAAGATGTAGTTAAtgctctctctcttgattttttcATAGTAAAACATGTAGGGAAAAAATACAATAGAATAAGTACAAATATGACCATGCTAGTGATAGGAATTACTATTTTGAGTGCAAGAAGCTTCTTAGATGAATGATGATTTTTCCTGGTGCATGTAGGTAAATGTAATTCTTGGACACCACCACAAAGCTTATTATTTCCAAAGATTGAAATCTCGCTTGCATTTGCAAAAATCCCTTCACTTGGCACTTCGCCCTCCAAATCATTATATGAAATATTGAGATGCTTGAGTGATACAAGCTTACCGAGAAATTTAGGAATATTCCCAGAGAAATTATTCTGTGAAAGATCTATTTGTTCTAAACCTCTTAACGTCTTCAAAGATTGAGGTATTGCACCTTGAAATGAATTACCCTCCAAATACAAGTGTTCCAAACTAAGACAAGTCTCAAGGGTGGTGGGAATTTCGCCTGATAATCTATTATTTGAGAGATCTAACCAGGAAAGATGTATTAAGTTGCCTACTTCAAACGGCAGTGCACCTATCAAGAAATTGTGAGACATGtctaaagaaattgaaaggGACGAAAGATCAATAACTTGTTTTGGAATGGTGCCAGTGAAATTGTTACTAGAAATGTTTAGGTAAAGCAAATTTTGGCAGTTTCCTAGGCTTAGGGGTATATTTCCCTCAAATCTGTTCTTCGCCATAGAGAGCATTATCATTGCAGTAAAGTTACCAAAAGAGGAAGGGATTGGCCCAGAAAATTTATTATCATTCAAATATAATTCCTTTAGCTTTTGAAGCTTCCCAAGAACATCAGGAAGAGTACCTCCCAAATAGTTATCACTTAGTGCTAGTGATTCTAAGTTAACAAGGTTCCCGATTCCAATAGGAATGTCACCTCGGATCATATTCACatcaaaataaagatattgtAGCTGGGTGGAAAGGTTGGCTATGGAGTTGGGCAAAACTCCTCCAAAATAATTATAACTGAGAACCAAGATCTTCAAACTAGTACAATTAGCCAAGAAACTGAGAAAATTCAGGTCACCATCTTTCCCATATCCAAGTCTATTGCTACCTAAAGCAAGTGCAACCAAGCCTTGCAATATTGCTAGATTATGAGGGATTGTCCCAATTAGACCATTTCCGCTAATGGAAAGACCCTGAAGATGAGAAGCATTTGACAATGACGCAGGAATAGGTCCCGTGAAATTGTTAAGACCGCAGTAAAATATTTGAAGGTTAGGAAGAGTAAGACCAATATCTGGTGGAAGGCTTCCATGTAGTCGGTTTTGAGCAACAGAGAAATAGTATATGGAAGATATATTGTAAATCGGAGGAGGGATGGTACCAGACAGATAATTCACAGAAAGCTGAAAAAATTCCAAGCCTGTTAGACGGCCAAGTTCATTAGGTATGCTTCCTTGAAAATTGTTCCTGCAAAGACTAAGAACATACAAAGAGGAAAAGTTTCCAATCCAAGCTGGGATATGTCCTATCAGGTTGTTCACATCAAGTCCTAGAAACTCCAACTTTGACAATGAGCTAAGGTGGTCTGGAATTTTCCCAATAAGATTGTTGTAAGTAACAGCAAGCTCTCTAAGTTGTGTACAATAACTTAGATTAGCTGGAACTTTACCACCAAAGGAATTCGACCACAAAATGAGACGCTGCAGGCGTAGTAGACGTCCCACTTCTTGAGGAATTTCACCGTAGAAGCTATTGTTTCGTAGGTCGATTCTTGTGAGGTAAGTAAGATTTCCTATAGAGGGTGGTATGGAGCCAGACAATTTCTTAGTTGTCAAATTCAAAACCATGACTCGTTTACTGGAGGGGCCACATGTAACACCTAACCAGTTGCAAAAATGTATGGAGTCATTCCATGAGCTCATGATCTGAAGTGGGTCTTGAGTTATCCGATTCTTGAAGTCAAGTAATGCCAGGCGATCAGTCTCATTTGCAATAGCTGGAACTGTTGCAGATTTCAAACATGAGCTCATGCACATTAGAAGAATCCCATGAAAGAATATTAACAAAACCCACTCGTAACTCAGACTAGAGTGCATCATTCTGTTGGGGTTGCAAGTTTGTCTATCTGATAATAGCGTTTGCTTTCTGTGGAatacaaaaaattcaattaaagttaataaaaatatatattagtagGACACaactataactttttttttttttttttgggtgggggatAAGAGACATAGGTATAGCTTgttaagagagaaaaacaagtaAATACCCTCCAACGGTGCCGTTTAATCAAGCAAATGAGAAGGAAGGCTTGAAATGGTGTCATTTCAATTATGAGTCATTAAGCAAAACACGCGAGAGACATGTACATCAATACGAAGTAGTTTTAATCAAAGATTCGGACTCACTGTTCCAGCGGCCAACtaggttagtttttttttttaaagctcaaAAAACAAGTTAATTAGTGATTAGTGCCAGTTGAAGTTAGTTGTAACCAACTTGTAATTCTGTTATTACCGTGCAATGGTTAGATTAGTGACATTAGTTTGTTAGTTATAGTTTCTTTGCCTCTCTATACTTGCTATATTTTGAATATAAGAAGTGTTACGTccttaacattttcacaatactttcacaacaaattataagtggttatttgttattggttttaatttcaACCAtctactaaaattacttttttgccccaccGATAACAACCTAACACTTATGATTTCTAGTGAAAGTGTTGTGGACACAACATTTCtctttgtgtatatatatatatatagcaatagAACCTCTTTGATGTTTTTATCCtaattctttctcttctttgaatAAAAATCTCAATTTCTATTGAAAAATTTCAACTTGTAACCCTCTATTTTAAGGATTTGTGTTAGGTCTAGTGGATTCAATACACTAGACCCGTTGAGTTGATGAAATGTTACCAAAAGTAGACCATCCCAGTGGGTCAGTGTAACTGGACAATGGATCCAAACTTTACTCCTATTTTAATGTTATCTTTAATTCCAAACTACTACATTATAATTCTATATCTTATGAAGTATACAAAAGTATGAGTATGACAATGACATTTCTTACTGAATAAATTGTTTATCTTGACAAGTTTGTAAATATCTACCAAATcaaaatatagatatataaaaatgttttgcaaacaaaacacaaaatatcatATCATGAATTTTTGCCCAACAATGAATAACTGTACCAATTAAGAAAACAACTTGCTTTTAATAACCTATTAAGATTACTTTTTCCATAGAAATTGCAAAGTTTTCCACTCAAATAAAGTATCAgctaagttattaaaaaaagaaaagaaaggaatttccattaaaaatttaatgagatttaattatgaattatgaattatgaatttgaatttgatattgCTTTtgattaaaagtttaaaactaaTCAATGTGCCACACGATACCCATGTACACTATTAGTATgttttgaaatttcagaatCATTGACAATGGAGATAACTTAGATTCAGAACTCTGCATTTAATTTCTTAGCAGATagagtcatttttatttttattttttgtttttcattgttatcTATAAATATCTCTATGGGTATCTATATTCGAACTATCAAGTTCAAATAGTATGAGATAGTGTCGATCCTCCAAAATCAAGTTTGATAATCAAGACCAAAAGGATTGGTAACTCTATGGGAGTCTAGGGGTCATGAAACATCGAGAAATTAAATCGGAAGATAGCTAGTATCGAAAATCGAATGAAATGGATCAGTAATATTTTAGAGTATAGCTCTATTAAGTGTGAAATTTTTAGTACTGCCAACAAACATTTTCAAGTAGATAtgtattataaagaaaaaggaggGATCACACTTACCAGACAGACAATATTGGCTTAGACAAGTTGAAGAAGTTACAAGTCCCACTCGAAACTCATTCTGTTGTGTTGGAGTAGCAAGTTTGAAGGGAAGGATAAAATCTGATGCCAAAGTTTGCTTTTTGTGGAatacaaaaaattcaattagagttaATAGAAATATATGTTAGTAGGACACAGCTTTTTGTGGAAATGCAAAACAAGAGTGAACATCACATCACATGAGCGTAAATAAGAATGACCATTTTCACAATGAACTGACTATTAATTTTGCTAATTGCAAAAACAAGTCCTGTACTGTGACTTTGTCACTTTGATAAGTCAATTGAAAATTTCTGTGGAACGAATTGacagtagaattttttttttccctttaacttAAGCAGTTAACAATTATGTTTGATTCATCGTGTATAAAACTAGTATTGgtttaaatcaaatattttggATCAGATAATTTTCCACCGTGTTTGACACTCtccaataattattattattattattttgctaaatGTGATTAGGCTCAAATTaatatgctttattatttttttggatcatTTAAATACACCAAGTTAAATCTTGGttgatttaataattataagcctaattattgtttctcaaataaactatatattatataagtttataaaaaacCGTTTTTCAACACAAATTATGCATctaaatgaatttatttttagtagGATTTATTCATGTTGTTccctttttccctttaaaaaaattaaaaatgttttatttttaatttttaaatattagcaGTTTTATTTCTACTTATTCATGTAAAGTGTGCATTGGATTGTGTATTTGTTTGTaacattaattaatatatttttgctaattattagtataattttttattcacatcGAATTTTTCATTAAGCGAGAATAATACTAGTatacaataatattttaataatattttagacATTAGCTGTGGGAAAGCAAATCAAGAAAGACGacaatggaaagaaaatgatCCAAGAACTTGGCACCAATAGATAAGTTTGGAAGGTTGTGGTATTTGTAAACCACGTGAACTTGAGAAAGACTCCTAAATCAACATGTCATTGATCAAAATGCTGTCCTAGTTCAATAAGAATTGTGAGGACTTTGGGTTCAAGAAATAGGCAACAATATCTAAGGATTTCTCGCTAAATGCTGGAGTCTCACATGCAAATGACTGTGTcttcaaatcaaatattttgGATCAGATAATTTTCCAATGTAGAGCTTGTATTAACTGTTGCTGTTTTTCCTATGATTGAATGAAagttttgatttaaaaaaagaaagctatTACTGGGGACAAATTCACTATTATGGTCATAGCCAAATTGTTGTTAAGATTTCATCTGGATTTAACCGCACTCGTTTAGTTCAATTGGATGTTACAATGGTAAGTTTCACTAATTTATGGCCAAACCCATTCAGCTCTGGCAACGCAGAAAATGGAAGAGATGTTACATATTTATTGGTCAATGGATAGAATAAAAGAACACTTAACGCCAGACTTATTTATTAATGGTAGCCAGAAAACTCTCTATGCGTAACAACTCGGTTAGTGAATATTTGGGGGTAAGTAAAAAAACATGAAGGGAAGCTTAATTTGGCGAAGAGGAGAGAAGGAAATGttgagaagagagaaaattacATGCCAGTATATTGTACATTTGTATGAATTGAGGATATTGAGTATCGTACGGTACATTGTTTTTAAACATTAGAGACATGATTTAAATCTAGGTAATTTTTACCCAAACCCAATTGGGCCCACTATCAGCTGTCATGTGAGGTATGgcttaaattgaaaaaaatattcttatatagttgatatatgtctttaaaTAATCACACGGCATCAGTGTAAAAAATGTCTCATTtgcattctaaaaaaaacaaaaaaaaaaaaaaaaaaaaaaacaaaaacaaaaattaaagcaatttttgtccattttaatatataaatctattttttctattatacataACCACTACAAACACCTATATTAGATTATTTACTTTacactacattttattaaaatatttttttttatcaattttttattactctctcaaatgatctctctctctcaacaatcCAAATTTATACAAGTTTACATGGATTGATGTGAGTGATTTTTGAAGTTGAACATGCAAAATTTACCCCTTctactatattatatatatagattgatgTAAGTGCTCACAAaccattttgaaaatgaaaaaaaccaGTACTGTGACTTATTAGATAAGTTGGAAAATTCCTGTTAAAAGGAAATGAAAGTAGAATTTAGACGCCGCAGTCCTACTTTTGACTCTCATAGAagttattttctaatttttttttcccttagaCTCCAGCAATTAATAATCGGGTTTAATTCACCGTCTCCTTCtttgaatagaaaaaaattaaagggtcatgctaacgagtgcttTTAAAGTAatagttaataatccattttaaaaaagttttgacacaacttttatggaaaatgaaaaaaactatcaaaacattatttttctttccataaaaactttctttaaatgaattgttaactatacattcgttagcatttcctttaaataaatatataaagacTGTGAAGTGCTAACGAGTGCCTTTAGGGCACTAGTTAagaatccattttaggaaagttttgacatcatttttatgggaaatgaaaaaagctgttaaaatattattattttttttcattttcccataaaaacttttttttactaGATTTTTAACCAATGTCCTAAGAGCACTCGAtagcatttcccataaaaaccaACTATCATAGCGTTTATATTTTAGAGACGGCCTTTTAAATTGGAAGATAGATATTATTGAATGCTCTAGAAATACATTAATATTTAAGAGATCAGCTCTATTAAGTTAGGAAAGAAAATCGAGAAGAACAGTCGAGGGACAGGTCCTCTGAAACTTTTAAGgaagatttattaaaattgttggtgcaaacgtatttaattaaataatattaaaatgctccaacataAATCAATGGAGGGATCATACATACCGGACAGACAATATTGCCATAGACTAGTTGAAGAAGTTAGAAATCCCAAGATTGGTGATGGCCACGCTTGCTAACTAGGACTAGGAGAGCTTCCTTTGTGAATTTTCTAGGAGAAGCTAAAGAACGTTACGATTTATAAAGAGGAAAAAGTATAGTACCAAAGCTGGGATAGCTAGTTCTGTAAGGTTGACTAGTTCAAGACTCAGGTGCACCAACTGAGTTGGATGGAATTGAAAGTCAAATTAGGATTGTTGGAACGTTGCCCTCAAAGGAATTAGAAATCAAATTTAGATGCTGTAATTAATATTGCAGCAGATATCcatttcttgaggaattccttCCATAGAGAAAGATGTTAATTCCATCGACTTATTGTGTTAATAGCATGGTTTTAATTTCATCTCTTGTCATCACTTCAATTTACTTGCATTCAACATTTAAAGAGGCCAAACTTAATAAAATTGATTTCTGCTCAAACATCTTGTTTTGGATTTCTAGGGTTTTGTGAGGAATATTATGCTATATTAATGGGAAAATCATTGCtgataaatacataaaataaattggcaaGTTGGTCAATATCTCTCTGGGTATCTATATTCGAACCCTTAAGTTCGAATACTATGTGAGAGTGGATCCTCCAAAATaaagtttgataataaagacCCAAAGGATTGGTAACTCTAGGGGAGTCTAGAGGCTGTGAAACATTGAGCAATTAAATCGGAAGATAGCTAGTATCAAATGAAATGGATCagtaatatattagagtgtagctCTATTAAgggtgaaattttttaatactggcaacaaacattttcaagtaaatatatattataaagcAAAAGGAGAGGATCATACGTACCGTATAGACAGTCCTGGCATAGACTAGTTGAAGAAGTTACAAGTCCCAACAGTGACGATGACCATGTTTACTAAGTATGACTAGGAGAGCTTCCTTGTGAATTGTTGAGGAGATCAGCTAAACAACCTTACAATttataaagaagaaagaggatAGTATCAAAGCACTATAGTTCCCGTAAGGTTGTCTCCACCAACTGAGTTGATGCGGAATTTAAAGTCAAATTAGAATTGATAGAAAGTAATTAGTTGAAGTAAAATTTCTAGATGCTGTATGTGCGGTAAGCTGTAGTTGTGTAAGTGCAGTAGGCGACAACCCATTTCTTGAGGAATAATTCTCataaggaaatttatttatttatttatttatttttgaaaattataaaagataTTAGTTCACAGATTTATTTACAGCGAATTAGCGATCTATTGCATTAAGGCAACGGTTGGCATATTTTGGATTGAGATTTAGTGCAATTAACCCCACCTCTCATAacagttttttttactattcttacttttttttttttttttaatttaatgattgAGATTTCAAGTTACTTTTTGTATTTGTAAATCTTAGTCATCCATAGTAATTGCATCAACTGCAATACCTACTTGATTTCAATCCGTAAACTGTTGGTCtcaagtccaaaaaaaaaaaaaaaagaagaagaagaaggaatgctATAAATTAATGGATGACATAAAATTTAGTCACGttattataaaagaattatttagAAATACAAGTTGGGGCAATGTAGACACTCCATTTAATTATGATTTCATGAccatgaaattaaaatctcattcTTGAACAAAATTGTACCCGAGGGCTAAATTAagaacattatttatttatttattttgagagagagagagggaaaaaaaagaaaaaaaagagaacattTACaatttagagaaaagaaaagtgtgGTATCAAAGCTGGGATATTTCCTATAACTTCAAGACCCAAGTACACGGTACACCAACTAAGTTGGATTGGAATCGAAATCAAATtagaattgttaattttttagaaagaaagtgGAAGTCAAATTCAGGTGCTTCAAAAGTGTGTTAGGCGATAACTCATTTCTTGAGGAATGATTTCTTTCGGGGAAGTGGGTTTGGCtgggtttgtggtttttttatttatttacttattttttaatcacaaaagAGGTTAGTGGAAGTCAAATTCAGGTGCTTCAAAAGTGTGTTAGGCGATAACTCATTTCTTGAGGAATGATTTCTTTCGGGGAAGTGGGTTTGGCTTGGtttg
It encodes the following:
- the LOC126689343 gene encoding probable LRR receptor-like serine/threonine-protein kinase At3g47570 isoform X1; this encodes MPGLSIRKQTLLSDRQTCNPNRMMHSSLSYEWVLLIFFHGILLMCMSSCLKSATVPAIANETDRLALLDFKNRITQDPLQIMSSWNDSIHFCNWLGVTCGPSSKRVMVLNLTTKKLSGSIPPSIGNLTYLTRIDLRNNSFYGEIPQEVGRLLRLQRLILWSNSFGGKVPANLSYCTQLRELAVTYNNLIGKIPDHLSSLSKLEFLGLDVNNLIGHIPAWIGNFSSLYVLSLCRNNFQGSIPNELGRLTGLEFFQLSVNYLSGTIPPPIYNISSIYYFSVAQNRLHGSLPPDIGLTLPNLQIFYCGLNNFTGPIPASLSNASHLQGLSISGNGLIGTIPHNLAILQGLVALALGSNRLGYGKDGDLNFLSFLANCTSLKILVLSYNYFGGVLPNSIANLSTQLQYLYFDVNMIRGDIPIGIGNLVNLESLALSDNYLGGTLPDVLGKLQKLKELYLNDNKFSGPIPSSFGNFTAMIMLSMAKNRFEGNIPLSLGNCQNLLYLNISSNNFTGTIPKQVIDLSSLSISLDMSHNFLIGALPFEVGNLIHLSWLDLSNNRLSGEIPTTLETCLSLEHLYLEGNSFQGAIPQSLKTLRGLEQIDLSQNNFSGNIPKFLGKLVSLKHLNISYNDLEGEVPSEGIFANASEISIFGNNKLCGGVQELHLPTCTRKNHHSSKKLLALKIVIPITSMVIFVLILLYFFPTCFTMKKSRERALTTSSIEDRKLLVSYAELLKSTNGFSENHLIGSGSFGSVYKGVLSKNGAIVAVKVLNLQQKGASKSFINECNALRSIRHRNLLKVISACSSIDHEGNDFKSLIFEFMCNGSLDQWLHPKNDVQHQSKRLRFIQRLNIAVDVAYALEYLHHHCETPIVHCDLKPSNILLDEDMVAHVGDFGLANFLFEASNNPSKSQTLSVGLKGSIGYIPPEYGMGGQVSTLGDIYSYGILLLEMFIGKRPIDEMFKDGLSIHKFTTMTLPEHVMNIVDPSMFFVEDEEDIYDDIEEITIIEEDPRVNVSSRIKECLISVFQIGLSCSKASPDERMPTNVVVNEMNAIRDTFLKSKKKNEPE
- the LOC126689343 gene encoding probable LRR receptor-like serine/threonine-protein kinase At3g47570 isoform X2: MMHSSLSYEWVLLIFFHGILLMCMSSCLKSATVPAIANETDRLALLDFKNRITQDPLQIMSSWNDSIHFCNWLGVTCGPSSKRVMVLNLTTKKLSGSIPPSIGNLTYLTRIDLRNNSFYGEIPQEVGRLLRLQRLILWSNSFGGKVPANLSYCTQLRELAVTYNNLIGKIPDHLSSLSKLEFLGLDVNNLIGHIPAWIGNFSSLYVLSLCRNNFQGSIPNELGRLTGLEFFQLSVNYLSGTIPPPIYNISSIYYFSVAQNRLHGSLPPDIGLTLPNLQIFYCGLNNFTGPIPASLSNASHLQGLSISGNGLIGTIPHNLAILQGLVALALGSNRLGYGKDGDLNFLSFLANCTSLKILVLSYNYFGGVLPNSIANLSTQLQYLYFDVNMIRGDIPIGIGNLVNLESLALSDNYLGGTLPDVLGKLQKLKELYLNDNKFSGPIPSSFGNFTAMIMLSMAKNRFEGNIPLSLGNCQNLLYLNISSNNFTGTIPKQVIDLSSLSISLDMSHNFLIGALPFEVGNLIHLSWLDLSNNRLSGEIPTTLETCLSLEHLYLEGNSFQGAIPQSLKTLRGLEQIDLSQNNFSGNIPKFLGKLVSLKHLNISYNDLEGEVPSEGIFANASEISIFGNNKLCGGVQELHLPTCTRKNHHSSKKLLALKIVIPITSMVIFVLILLYFFPTCFTMKKSRERALTTSSIEDRKLLVSYAELLKSTNGFSENHLIGSGSFGSVYKGVLSKNGAIVAVKVLNLQQKGASKSFINECNALRSIRHRNLLKVISACSSIDHEGNDFKSLIFEFMCNGSLDQWLHPKNDVQHQSKRLRFIQRLNIAVDVAYALEYLHHHCETPIVHCDLKPSNILLDEDMVAHVGDFGLANFLFEASNNPSKSQTLSVGLKGSIGYIPPEYGMGGQVSTLGDIYSYGILLLEMFIGKRPIDEMFKDGLSIHKFTTMTLPEHVMNIVDPSMFFVEDEEDIYDDIEEITIIEEDPRVNVSSRIKECLISVFQIGLSCSKASPDERMPTNVVVNEMNAIRDTFLKSKKKNEPE